From Dasypus novemcinctus isolate mDasNov1 chromosome 8, mDasNov1.1.hap2, whole genome shotgun sequence, the proteins below share one genomic window:
- the LOC139439411 gene encoding olfactory receptor 1J4-like, protein MERENQSSVSEFLLLGLPIRPEQRSMFFALFLGMYLTTVLGNLLIILLIRLDSRLHTPMYFFLSHLAITDVSFSSVTVPKMLMDIQTNHKSIPYAGCISQMYFYILFASVDSFLLAAMAYDRYVAICHPLHYTTIMRAELCVLLVAGSWFFSCAHALLHTVFLAQLSFCADNTITHFFCALTALLKLACSDTSLNELIIFSEGGMLFILSLCSILGSYILIGTTVLKVPSTKRFFKTLSTCGSHLFVVSLYYGTLAGVYFFSSSVNSNDKDIIASVMYTIITPMLNPFIYSLRNRDMKQALRILANRASFFK, encoded by the coding sequence ATGGAGAGGGAGAACCAGAGTAGTGTGTCTGAATTCCTCCTCCTGGGACTCCCCATCCGGCCAGAGCAGCGGAGCATGTTCTTTGCcctcttcctgggcatgtacctcACCACGGTGCtggggaacctgctcatcatcctgctCATCAGGCTGGACTCTCGcctccacacccccatgtacttcttcctcagcCACTTGGCCATCACTGATGTCTCTTTTTCATCTGTCACTGTCCCAAAGATGTTGATGGACATTCAGACTAATCACAAATCCATCCCATATGCAGGGTGCATTTCCCAGatgtatttttacatattatttgCTTCTGTTGACAGTTTTCTTCTTGCAGCAATGGCCTATGACAGGTATGTGGCCATATGTCACCCTCTGCACTATACCACCATCATGAGGGCGGAGCTGTGTGTCTTGTTGGTGGCTGGGTCCTGGTTTTTTTCTTGTGCCCATGCACTTTTGCACACTGTCTTTTTGGCCCAACTGTCATTCTGTGCTGACAACACCATCACCCACTTCTTCTGTGCTCTCACAGCTCTCCTGAAGCTGGCCTGCTCCGATACCTCCCTCAATGAACTAATCATCTTCAGCGAGGGGGGAATGCTTTTCATCCTCTCTTTGTGTAGTATCTTGGGCTCTTATATTCTCATTGGGACCACTGTCCTGAAGGTCCCCTCCACCAAGAGATTCTTCAAAACTCTTTCTACCTGTGGCTCCCATCTCTTTGTGGTGTCTTTATACTATGGGACACTTGCAGGTGTGTACTTTTTCTCCTCATCAGTCAACTCCAATGACAAGGACATAATTGCTTCTGTGATGTACACAATAATTACCCCCATGTTGAATCCCTTCATATACAGTTTGCGGAATAGAGATATGAAACAAGCTCTGAGAATACTTGCCAATAGAGCTAGCTTCTTTAAGTGA